From a region of the Corallococcus coralloides DSM 2259 genome:
- a CDS encoding ATP-binding protein, translating into MEPRLSKRSAALAAGALVLLCALFILGRPGSTADHDHYRTQLRQLRVATSELEQDVLRQRVGMAQLHGSSDRDFEALAARARQLRSAPGFLPAEGMRSLNASLDTYLRVLDGSRAILAAAREKEQQLAALREAYPGVVAATAAALPQGAPRAHVEAMDVDVLLASRAPGEASGARVEDSLARLARAREQQPLPAPALAALDTLEARTRELMALQRATDASFQALLDHGATGEAERLITTYLQLQEQSQSRAERTRIVLFGVCLLLVVYVLVVLVRLARASAALGELNRELEARVAERTQALSAASAEARASDARKAAILEASPDGIVVLDESGRVAEFNPAAVSHFRLPSARAVGADFLSLALPATLPASQREAVHAALLQENGAARLESPCLRADGDVFPAELTFARVHADGPPRTTVFVRDLTERKAVERMKNEFISTVSHELRTPLTSIRGSLGLLENGIVGELPSQALDMVRIARTNTERLIRLINDILDLEKMESGMLELKLQPQTAQDLVEATLAGVQGMAETAHVTLRSDVEGAPQVKGDRDRLIQVLTNLVSNAIKFSPQGASVVVAAGFTADGRVRFSVTDQGSGIPEEKLPRLFGRFQQLDASDTRSKGGTGLGLAISQAIVEQHGGRIDVSSPPGQGATFHFTLEALRVAAPGATAVLPTDESRHNVLIVTADADLSTLLRGLLSHEGYRVVRAATLTEAVQAVEHALPDALVVDMQMPDGPVLDWVRRLREQPRTRELPVLALAGRSYAGAKDAGTALLVDWLPTPVDETRLLKTLRYAMRQPGQARVLVVDDDATTRRVLCAQFERLGALCIEAADGESAVALARDTPPDLIVLDVGLPRLDGFEVVDILRQGKGRATPLIVFTGRELSRTDQRQLTLGITRHLTKARASEEELVASVRELLNGLLARRDAAAEPRKALP; encoded by the coding sequence ATGGAACCCCGCCTGTCCAAACGCTCCGCCGCGCTGGCCGCTGGCGCCCTGGTGCTGCTGTGTGCCCTGTTCATCCTGGGCCGCCCGGGCTCCACCGCCGACCACGACCACTACCGCACCCAGCTGCGGCAGCTGCGCGTGGCCACGTCGGAGCTGGAACAGGACGTGCTGCGCCAGCGCGTGGGCATGGCGCAGCTGCACGGCTCCTCCGACCGGGACTTCGAGGCGCTGGCCGCCCGCGCCCGTCAGCTGCGCTCGGCGCCCGGCTTCCTCCCGGCGGAGGGCATGCGCTCGCTCAACGCATCCCTGGACACGTACCTGCGCGTGCTGGACGGCTCGCGCGCAATCCTGGCGGCGGCCCGTGAGAAGGAACAGCAGCTCGCCGCCCTGCGCGAGGCCTACCCCGGCGTCGTCGCCGCCACCGCCGCCGCGCTTCCCCAGGGCGCGCCGCGCGCGCACGTGGAGGCGATGGACGTGGACGTGCTGCTCGCCTCGCGCGCTCCGGGAGAGGCGTCGGGGGCCCGCGTGGAGGACTCGCTGGCGCGGCTGGCCCGGGCGCGTGAGCAGCAGCCGCTGCCCGCCCCCGCGCTCGCCGCGCTGGACACCCTGGAGGCCCGCACGCGCGAGTTGATGGCGCTCCAGCGCGCCACGGACGCGTCCTTCCAGGCGCTGCTGGACCACGGCGCCACCGGCGAGGCCGAGCGCCTCATCACCACGTACCTCCAGCTCCAGGAGCAGTCCCAGTCCCGCGCGGAGCGCACGCGCATCGTCCTCTTCGGCGTGTGCCTGCTGTTGGTGGTCTACGTGCTCGTCGTGCTGGTGCGGCTGGCGCGGGCGTCCGCGGCGCTGGGCGAGCTCAACCGGGAGCTGGAGGCGCGCGTGGCGGAGCGCACCCAGGCCCTGTCCGCCGCGAGCGCGGAGGCGCGGGCCAGCGACGCGCGCAAGGCGGCCATCCTGGAGGCGTCGCCGGACGGCATCGTGGTGCTGGACGAGTCCGGCCGCGTCGCGGAGTTCAACCCCGCGGCGGTGTCCCACTTCCGCCTGCCGTCCGCGCGGGCGGTGGGCGCGGACTTCCTGTCGCTGGCGCTGCCCGCGACGCTGCCGGCCTCGCAGCGGGAAGCCGTCCACGCCGCGCTCCTCCAGGAGAACGGCGCGGCGCGTCTGGAATCACCGTGCCTGCGCGCGGACGGCGACGTGTTCCCCGCGGAGCTCACCTTCGCGCGCGTGCACGCGGACGGCCCGCCGCGCACCACCGTCTTCGTGCGCGACCTCACGGAGCGCAAGGCCGTGGAGCGGATGAAGAACGAGTTCATCTCCACCGTGAGCCACGAGCTGCGCACGCCGCTTACCTCCATCCGCGGCTCGCTGGGCCTCCTGGAGAACGGCATCGTGGGGGAGCTGCCCTCGCAGGCGCTGGACATGGTGCGCATCGCGCGCACCAACACCGAACGGCTCATCCGCCTCATCAACGACATCCTGGACCTGGAGAAGATGGAGTCCGGGATGCTGGAGCTGAAGCTCCAGCCGCAGACGGCGCAGGACCTGGTGGAGGCCACGCTCGCGGGCGTGCAGGGCATGGCGGAGACGGCGCACGTCACCCTGCGCTCGGACGTGGAGGGCGCGCCGCAGGTGAAGGGCGACCGCGACCGGCTCATCCAGGTGCTCACCAACCTGGTCTCCAACGCCATCAAGTTCTCCCCCCAGGGCGCCTCCGTGGTGGTGGCGGCCGGCTTCACGGCGGACGGCCGGGTGCGCTTCAGCGTCACGGACCAGGGCTCCGGCATCCCGGAGGAGAAGCTCCCCCGCCTCTTCGGCCGCTTCCAGCAGCTGGACGCGTCCGACACCCGCTCCAAGGGCGGCACCGGCCTGGGGCTGGCCATCTCGCAGGCCATCGTGGAGCAGCACGGCGGCCGCATCGACGTGAGCAGTCCCCCGGGCCAGGGCGCCACCTTCCACTTCACCCTGGAGGCCCTGCGCGTCGCCGCTCCGGGCGCCACCGCGGTGCTGCCCACGGACGAGTCGCGCCACAACGTGCTCATCGTCACCGCGGACGCGGACCTGTCCACCCTCCTGCGCGGCCTGCTGTCGCACGAAGGCTACCGGGTGGTGCGCGCCGCCACGCTCACGGAGGCCGTGCAGGCGGTGGAGCACGCGCTGCCGGACGCGCTGGTGGTGGACATGCAGATGCCGGACGGCCCCGTGCTGGACTGGGTGCGCCGCCTGCGGGAACAGCCGCGCACGCGCGAGCTGCCCGTGCTGGCCCTGGCCGGGCGCTCGTACGCGGGGGCGAAGGACGCGGGCACGGCGCTGCTGGTGGACTGGCTGCCCACGCCAGTGGATGAAACCCGGTTGCTGAAGACACTGCGCTACGCCATGCGCCAGCCGGGCCAGGCGCGTGTGCTGGTGGTGGATGACGACGCCACCACGCGCCGGGTGCTGTGCGCGCAGTTCGAACGGCTGGGCGCGCTGTGCATCGAAGCGGCGGACGGGGAGAGCGCGGTGGCGCTCGCGCGCGACACGCCCCCGGACCTCATCGTGCTGGACGTGGGGCTGCCGCGGCTGGACGGCTTCGAGGTGGTGGACATCCTGCGCCAGGGCAAGGGCCGCGCCACGCCGCTCATCGTCTTCACCGGCCGCGAGCTGTCGCGCACCGACCAGCGCCAGCTCACCCTGGGCATCACCCGGCACCTGACGAAGGCACGCGCTTCCGAAGAAGAGCTGGTGGCCTCCGTGCGGGAGCTGCTCAACGGACTGCTGGCCCGCCGCGACGCCGCGGCCGAGCCCCGAAAGGCGCTGCCATGA
- a CDS encoding response regulator, with the protein MAKIEKVLLVDDEDDIRTIGQLSLSRVGGWKTVLASSGAEALEKAGQEGPDLILLDVMMPGMDGPTTFGRLRAQPATANTPIIFMTAKVQKQEVARYLELGAVGVIGKPFDPMTLPQEIRRLVP; encoded by the coding sequence ATGGCGAAAATCGAGAAGGTCCTGCTCGTGGACGACGAGGACGACATCCGCACCATCGGGCAGCTGAGCCTGAGTCGTGTGGGGGGATGGAAGACGGTGCTCGCGTCCTCCGGCGCGGAGGCCCTGGAGAAGGCGGGACAGGAAGGCCCCGACCTCATCCTCCTGGACGTGATGATGCCCGGCATGGACGGGCCCACCACGTTCGGCCGGCTGCGCGCCCAGCCCGCCACCGCGAACACGCCCATCATCTTCATGACCGCCAAGGTCCAGAAGCAGGAGGTGGCGCGCTACCTGGAGCTGGGCGCGGTGGGCGTCATCGGCAAGCCGTTCGACCCCATGACCCTGCCGCAGGAAATCCGCCGCCTGGTGCCTTGA
- a CDS encoding ATP-binding protein, with product MLPPPTPADEPRRLQALRSLCLLDTPAHERFDRIVRTASHLFRVPIALVSLVDEHRQWFKARHGLDATQTPREQSFCAHAILSPATFIVPDALKDPRFHDNPLVLGAPFVRFYAGHPLRAADGSRVGTLCLIDSRPRDFSDADRAALADMAAWAEGEINALDAREARTALEQQERFFEVSVDMLCIAAMDGTFLRLSRAWGRTLGFSDAELYSTSLVDLALEEDRAATAGHLARAREGLPVLQFEHRARCRDGTWRWLQWNAVPDPEEGLLYAVARDVTQARLLEEERQRVERMKNEFISTVSHELRTPLTSIRGSLGLLSGGILGPLDAQVAQMVGIAHKNSERLLRLINDILDLEKMESGRLDLHLAPTNVVPLLALALQAHQGYADEYGVRLEAVVDLPHAHARVDEDRFIQVLANLLSNAIKFSPQGERVTLSLTREDGVLRVGVQDHGPGIPEAFQARVFQKFAQADASDTRKRPGTGLGLSIAHGLVARMGGTLRFTTSPSEGTRFSFDLPECESEPEVA from the coding sequence ATGCTTCCTCCCCCGACGCCCGCGGACGAGCCGCGGCGCCTCCAGGCGCTGCGCTCGCTGTGTCTGCTGGACACGCCCGCCCACGAGCGCTTCGACCGCATCGTGCGCACCGCGTCGCACCTGTTCCGCGTGCCCATCGCGCTCGTCTCGCTGGTGGACGAGCACCGCCAGTGGTTCAAGGCCCGCCACGGCCTGGACGCCACGCAGACGCCGCGCGAGCAGTCCTTCTGCGCCCACGCCATCCTCTCGCCCGCGACCTTCATCGTGCCGGACGCGCTGAAGGATCCGCGCTTCCACGACAACCCGCTCGTGCTGGGCGCTCCCTTCGTCCGCTTCTACGCGGGCCACCCCCTGCGCGCCGCGGACGGCAGCCGCGTGGGCACGCTGTGCCTCATCGACTCGCGGCCCCGGGACTTCTCGGACGCGGACCGCGCCGCGCTCGCGGACATGGCCGCCTGGGCGGAAGGGGAGATCAACGCCCTGGACGCGCGCGAGGCCCGCACGGCGCTGGAGCAGCAGGAGCGCTTCTTCGAAGTCTCCGTGGACATGCTCTGCATCGCCGCCATGGACGGCACCTTCCTGCGCCTGTCCCGCGCCTGGGGCCGCACGCTGGGCTTCTCCGACGCGGAGCTCTACAGCACGTCCCTGGTGGACCTGGCCCTGGAGGAGGACCGCGCCGCCACCGCGGGGCACCTGGCCCGCGCCCGGGAGGGCCTCCCCGTCCTCCAGTTCGAGCACCGCGCCCGCTGCCGCGACGGCACCTGGCGCTGGCTCCAGTGGAACGCCGTGCCGGACCCGGAGGAGGGGCTGCTCTACGCCGTCGCCCGCGACGTCACCCAGGCCCGCCTGTTGGAGGAGGAGCGCCAGCGCGTGGAGCGGATGAAGAACGAGTTCATCTCCACCGTGAGCCATGAGCTGCGCACGCCGCTCACCTCCATCCGCGGCTCGCTGGGCCTGCTGAGCGGCGGCATCCTCGGCCCGCTGGACGCGCAGGTGGCGCAGATGGTGGGCATTGCCCACAAGAACAGCGAACGGCTGCTGCGCCTCATCAACGACATCCTGGACCTGGAGAAGATGGAGTCCGGCCGGCTGGACCTGCATCTGGCTCCCACGAACGTCGTTCCGCTGCTCGCCCTGGCCCTCCAGGCCCACCAGGGCTACGCGGACGAATACGGCGTGCGCCTGGAGGCCGTGGTGGACCTCCCCCACGCCCACGCCCGCGTGGACGAGGACCGCTTCATCCAGGTGCTGGCGAACCTCCTCTCCAACGCCATCAAGTTCTCGCCCCAGGGCGAGCGCGTCACCCTGTCCCTCACCCGCGAGGACGGCGTCCTGCGCGTGGGCGTGCAGGACCACGGCCCCGGCATCCCGGAGGCCTTCCAGGCCCGCGTCTTCCAGAAGTTCGCCCAGGCGGACGCGTCCGACACCCGCAAGCGCCCCGGCACCGGCCTGGGGCTCTCCATCGCCCACGGGCTGGTGGCCCGCATGGGCGGCACCCTGCGCTTCACCACCTCCCCCAGCGAAGGCACCCGCTTCTCCTTCGACCTGCCGGAGTGCGAATCCGAGCCCGAAGTCGCCTGA
- a CDS encoding helix-turn-helix domain-containing protein, translating to MPAPVNEKLNTVFGAAARDARLRLGLTQADVAERVGIAMEVYSRMERGRMLPRAQTLRRLCDVLSVSADALLGVGPGTSPVPPRASPAQEDSLELRRLVRTLRDLEPRQLKAVARVVRTVVSVMPPKPAPGASPTPTPRKKPRAARKRRAG from the coding sequence GTGCCCGCCCCGGTGAATGAAAAGCTGAACACGGTGTTTGGAGCCGCCGCCCGAGACGCGCGGCTGCGCTTGGGTCTCACGCAGGCGGACGTGGCGGAGCGCGTGGGCATCGCCATGGAGGTCTACAGCCGCATGGAGCGCGGCCGCATGCTGCCCAGGGCTCAGACCCTGCGGCGGCTGTGCGACGTGCTGTCCGTGTCCGCGGACGCGCTGCTGGGCGTGGGGCCCGGCACCTCCCCGGTGCCGCCCCGGGCCTCGCCAGCCCAGGAGGACTCCCTGGAGCTGCGCCGCCTGGTGCGCACGCTGCGCGACCTGGAGCCCCGTCAGCTCAAGGCCGTGGCCCGCGTGGTGCGCACGGTGGTGTCCGTCATGCCCCCGAAGCCGGCGCCCGGGGCCTCGCCCACGCCCACGCCCCGGAAGAAGCCGCGGGCCGCCCGCAAGCGACGCGCTGGTTAG
- a CDS encoding helix-turn-helix domain-containing protein, whose translation MNEELAITVGTAARQARERQGLTQGDVASQVGIAMEVYSRMERGRVLPSSTTLRRLCMVLRIRADTLLGLDGPSPPDEALTLALADREEDPPSLRRLVRALRPLDEEGLKAMGLIIQGALALRER comes from the coding sequence ATGAACGAGGAGCTGGCCATCACGGTGGGCACCGCGGCGCGACAGGCCCGCGAGCGGCAGGGCCTGACCCAGGGCGACGTCGCCAGCCAGGTGGGCATCGCCATGGAGGTCTACAGCCGCATGGAGCGAGGGCGGGTGCTGCCCAGCTCCACCACCTTGCGCCGCTTGTGCATGGTGTTGCGCATCCGCGCGGACACCCTGCTGGGGTTGGACGGGCCCTCGCCCCCGGACGAGGCGCTCACGCTGGCCCTGGCCGACCGCGAGGAGGATCCCCCCTCCCTGCGCCGGCTGGTGCGCGCCCTGCGGCCCCTGGATGAAGAGGGGTTGAAGGCCATGGGGCTCATCATCCAGGGCGCGCTCGCGCTGCGTGAGCGCTGA
- a CDS encoding serine/threonine-protein kinase, which translates to MSLEGGHPLLLQPQEVVGSFRLLKRLATGGYGTVFLAETGGFHVALKFALHGPQDSEEGSQVDARTLKEVSVLHRMTHPNVVALRGYHRWPNPRTGYLFLVMDYVEGPTLSDWAMEAKPTARQVARLFAELALTLDFIHRAGVRHRDIKGSNIIVRASDARPVLVDFGSSDHACAPSITDGRPPPGTPSYRSPELLRYWLNNPKGMSRYVYQPTDDLYSLGLTLFQVLTGDFPYPPELPAAALLGGIQSIKGRAARSINPRVPRALNDICERLLRQEASQRYQMGADLYADLSAALERAPDSWDMPLFNAPPPHEAVTEESDAYFDGNEEARELRRWARAYERRIPGAAPHSSASTPPVPPPPGPSLGLAAPLPPPMPWWVARRRAWRRRWERWLRRLGLRRDG; encoded by the coding sequence ATGAGCCTGGAGGGAGGACATCCGCTGCTCCTTCAGCCCCAGGAGGTGGTGGGCAGCTTCCGGCTGTTGAAGCGCCTGGCCACGGGGGGCTACGGCACCGTGTTCCTGGCGGAGACCGGGGGCTTCCACGTGGCGCTGAAGTTCGCGCTCCATGGGCCGCAGGACTCCGAGGAGGGCTCGCAGGTGGACGCGCGCACGCTCAAGGAGGTGAGCGTGCTGCACCGCATGACCCATCCCAACGTGGTGGCGTTGCGCGGCTACCACCGCTGGCCGAACCCGCGCACGGGCTACCTGTTCCTGGTCATGGACTACGTGGAGGGTCCCACGCTGTCCGACTGGGCGATGGAGGCGAAGCCCACGGCGCGGCAGGTGGCGCGGCTGTTCGCGGAGCTGGCGCTGACGCTGGACTTCATCCACCGCGCGGGCGTGCGCCACCGCGACATCAAGGGCAGCAACATCATCGTGCGCGCGTCGGACGCGAGGCCGGTGCTGGTGGACTTCGGCTCCAGCGACCACGCCTGCGCGCCGTCCATCACCGACGGGCGGCCGCCGCCGGGCACGCCCAGCTACCGCAGCCCGGAGCTGCTGCGCTACTGGCTGAACAACCCCAAGGGGATGTCCCGCTACGTCTACCAGCCCACGGATGACCTCTATTCGCTGGGGCTCACGCTCTTCCAGGTGCTCACCGGGGACTTCCCCTATCCGCCGGAGCTGCCGGCCGCGGCGCTGCTGGGCGGAATCCAGAGCATCAAGGGGCGGGCCGCGCGCTCCATCAACCCGCGCGTGCCCCGCGCCCTCAATGACATCTGCGAGCGGCTGCTGCGCCAGGAGGCCAGCCAGCGCTACCAGATGGGCGCGGACCTCTACGCCGACCTGAGCGCGGCGCTGGAGCGCGCCCCGGACAGCTGGGACATGCCGCTGTTCAACGCGCCGCCGCCCCACGAGGCCGTCACGGAGGAGTCCGACGCGTACTTCGACGGCAACGAGGAGGCCCGCGAGCTGCGCCGCTGGGCCCGCGCCTACGAGCGGCGCATCCCCGGCGCCGCGCCCCACTCCAGCGCGTCCACGCCGCCCGTGCCGCCTCCGCCCGGCCCGTCGCTGGGGCTGGCGGCGCCCCTGCCCCCGCCCATGCCCTGGTGGGTGGCCCGGCGGCGGGCGTGGCGGCGGCGGTGGGAGCGGTGGCTCCGGCGTCTGGGATTGCGCCGGGACGGATGA
- a CDS encoding serine/threonine-protein kinase, which produces MKTPDTTTEENPGMPRRPRVLFTVGGTAFEFVRKLEVRSTGELLMLARRRYRGGMGGPVVIKRLRNPSGFVERRRLVEEVELTFRLNHPGIAKVYHLKAYRGVPHVVMEYVEGRSLDTVLNLVAMRRKPMSPPFGAWVVSEVAEALHHAHTLRDEWNRPLGIVHRDVSPRNLRLGVHGEVKLTNFTAAFSTLPGREITSRPLVKGDVAYASPEALRREPVDARSDLFSLGLVLLEVLTGTHPLAQGDAAPPPPPDLPPVQAQGPTWMPLTEVAARMALVGPGEVERMARDVPEGLRAIVVRALRQSPADRFGTAAELAAALREWLRDHAPAYGRQAAAEEVAEAAREATGRRNQAELLEGGLHPEELTAEEAAMTSETAGPASQEGPPPFLGGDDVTPDLNEEPLPVEDLDELAGPDEEAPGDDFEDDDDGHQPV; this is translated from the coding sequence ATGAAGACGCCCGATACGACGACGGAGGAGAACCCCGGCATGCCCCGCCGGCCGCGCGTGCTGTTCACGGTGGGAGGCACGGCCTTCGAGTTCGTGCGCAAGCTGGAGGTGCGCTCCACCGGGGAGCTGCTGATGCTGGCGCGGCGGCGCTACCGGGGCGGGATGGGCGGCCCGGTGGTCATCAAGCGGCTGCGCAACCCATCTGGCTTCGTGGAGCGGCGGCGGCTGGTGGAGGAGGTGGAGCTGACGTTCCGGCTCAACCACCCGGGCATCGCGAAGGTCTACCACCTGAAGGCGTACCGGGGCGTGCCGCACGTGGTGATGGAGTACGTGGAGGGCCGGTCCCTGGACACGGTGCTCAACCTGGTGGCCATGCGGCGCAAGCCCATGTCCCCGCCCTTCGGCGCGTGGGTCGTCTCCGAGGTGGCGGAGGCGCTGCACCACGCGCACACGCTGCGGGACGAGTGGAACCGGCCGCTGGGCATCGTGCACCGGGACGTGAGCCCCCGGAACCTGCGCCTGGGCGTGCATGGAGAGGTGAAGCTCACGAACTTCACCGCCGCGTTCTCCACGCTGCCGGGGCGGGAGATCACCAGCCGTCCGCTGGTGAAGGGAGACGTGGCGTACGCCTCACCGGAGGCGCTGCGGCGCGAGCCCGTGGACGCGCGAAGCGACCTGTTCTCGCTGGGGCTGGTGCTGCTGGAGGTGCTGACGGGGACGCACCCGCTGGCGCAGGGGGACGCGGCGCCTCCGCCCCCGCCGGACCTGCCGCCGGTGCAGGCGCAGGGGCCCACGTGGATGCCCCTGACGGAGGTGGCGGCCCGGATGGCGCTGGTGGGGCCCGGGGAGGTGGAGCGCATGGCGCGCGACGTACCGGAGGGCCTGCGCGCGATCGTGGTGCGGGCGCTGCGCCAATCCCCGGCGGACCGCTTCGGCACGGCGGCGGAGCTGGCGGCGGCACTGAGGGAGTGGCTGCGGGACCATGCGCCCGCGTACGGGCGGCAGGCCGCGGCGGAGGAGGTGGCGGAGGCAGCTCGGGAGGCCACGGGCCGGCGCAACCAGGCGGAGCTGCTGGAGGGCGGGCTGCACCCGGAGGAGCTGACCGCGGAGGAGGCTGCGATGACGTCCGAGACCGCCGGGCCCGCGAGCCAGGAGGGCCCGCCGCCGTTCCTCGGGGGCGATGACGTGACGCCGGACCTGAATGAAGAGCCCCTCCCGGTCGAGGACCTGGACGAGCTGGCCGGTCCGGATGAAGAGGCACCGGGAGACGACTTCGAGGACGACGACGACGGCCACCAACCGGTGTGA
- a CDS encoding RTX family exoprotein — MLGALLLSLSSPWMVACSSGSSAPEPSAPTEQTQSQVTVSIGAQDLFSQAVKGRVSAQAFAYSDVASIRVDVSEQGTGGQVIFKNFDLFTSAGAWTGKLPFLPKAKALTFFARALDASGNLLFSGSLDATLNLDFETVTIPLAPANNNAVISLPRIRKISIPSAFASSQSGNITFAVEATNGEALRYAITSAVAGSGSFSPLNGSITLQNTAGAFVSQYTPPTVSSETVFTHTVTVTNPAGHSISTTFTTKVKPPETSSGVIDTSVAVLFNPVINGLNGLRVRDTQNVIFTADVSDDGAQDALTYAWSFTPASGTTFDPVPAFTGATNPSTLQNYTTTVQGDLKLSVTDGDNGTTTLTYKLTPDQFPDNPVAEGPLDGINSIRSGNDHACALLNDGSVRCWGYGAYGQLGYENTQNIGDNELPYTAGAVKLLGKATKLAAGGNHSCVVLDTGLVRCWGRNNFGQLGYNSTQNLGDGEPVASFGYVNLGGPATRIAVGAEHSCAVMATGKVRCWGRNQYGQLGYGHVNSIGDDEQPWSAGDVNLGALTATDVVAGANHTCALLSNDKMLCWGFNNYGQLGQIHFNDIGDNELPNSQPPFEPAGPVSQISAGGTHTCALLKTGAVRCWGLNTSGQLGTGQPLNYSLFRDSGSIDLGTSALQISAGSNHTCALLSTGSVRCWGANASGQLGYGNTSLRSTPGPAVDLDGATAYQVTASSGTHTCALLSTGKARCWGQGNFGQLGYGNTNNIGDNEQPSAAGDIKLLPPAP; from the coding sequence ATGCTGGGCGCGCTCTTGCTGTCCCTGTCTTCGCCGTGGATGGTCGCGTGTAGCTCTGGCTCGAGCGCGCCGGAGCCCTCCGCGCCCACCGAGCAGACCCAGTCCCAGGTCACCGTCTCCATTGGCGCGCAGGACCTCTTCAGCCAGGCCGTGAAGGGCCGTGTCTCCGCCCAGGCCTTCGCCTACTCCGATGTCGCCAGCATCCGTGTCGACGTCTCCGAGCAGGGCACGGGCGGCCAGGTCATCTTCAAGAACTTCGACCTCTTCACCTCCGCCGGGGCGTGGACCGGGAAGCTGCCCTTCCTTCCGAAGGCCAAGGCCCTCACCTTCTTCGCCCGGGCGCTCGACGCCTCCGGGAACCTCCTGTTCTCCGGCTCGCTCGACGCCACGCTGAACCTCGACTTCGAGACCGTCACCATCCCGCTGGCCCCCGCCAACAACAACGCGGTCATCTCCCTCCCTCGCATCCGAAAGATCAGCATCCCCAGTGCGTTCGCCTCCTCCCAGTCGGGCAACATCACCTTCGCGGTGGAAGCAACGAATGGCGAAGCGCTGCGCTACGCCATCACCTCCGCCGTCGCGGGCAGCGGCAGCTTCTCCCCGCTCAACGGCTCCATCACGCTGCAGAACACCGCGGGCGCCTTCGTCTCCCAGTACACGCCCCCGACGGTGTCTTCCGAGACGGTCTTCACCCACACCGTCACGGTGACCAACCCCGCCGGGCACTCCATCAGCACCACCTTCACCACCAAGGTGAAGCCCCCGGAGACCTCCAGCGGCGTCATCGACACCTCCGTCGCCGTCCTCTTCAACCCTGTCATCAACGGTCTCAACGGCCTGCGGGTGCGCGACACGCAGAACGTCATCTTCACCGCGGACGTGAGTGACGACGGCGCCCAGGACGCGCTCACCTACGCCTGGAGCTTCACGCCTGCCTCGGGCACCACCTTCGACCCCGTGCCGGCCTTCACTGGAGCGACGAACCCCTCCACGCTCCAGAACTACACCACCACCGTGCAGGGTGACCTGAAGCTCTCGGTCACGGACGGTGACAACGGCACCACCACGCTCACCTACAAGCTCACCCCGGATCAGTTCCCGGACAACCCTGTCGCTGAAGGGCCGCTGGATGGCATCAACAGCATCCGCAGCGGCAACGACCACGCGTGTGCCTTGCTGAATGACGGCTCCGTGCGGTGCTGGGGCTACGGTGCCTACGGTCAGCTGGGCTACGAGAACACCCAGAACATCGGTGACAACGAGCTGCCGTACACGGCCGGCGCGGTGAAGCTGCTCGGCAAGGCCACGAAGCTCGCGGCGGGTGGCAACCACTCCTGCGTGGTGCTGGACACGGGCCTGGTGCGGTGCTGGGGCCGGAACAACTTCGGACAGCTCGGCTACAACAGCACGCAGAACCTGGGCGACGGCGAGCCGGTGGCCAGCTTCGGCTACGTCAACCTGGGCGGCCCGGCCACGCGCATCGCGGTGGGCGCGGAGCACTCGTGCGCGGTGATGGCCACGGGCAAGGTGCGCTGCTGGGGTCGCAACCAGTACGGCCAGCTGGGCTATGGCCACGTCAACAGCATCGGTGACGACGAGCAGCCCTGGAGCGCGGGCGATGTGAACCTGGGGGCTCTCACGGCCACGGATGTCGTCGCGGGCGCCAACCACACCTGCGCGCTGCTCTCCAACGACAAGATGCTCTGCTGGGGCTTCAACAACTACGGTCAGCTCGGCCAGATCCACTTCAACGACATCGGCGACAACGAGCTGCCCAACAGCCAGCCCCCCTTCGAGCCGGCCGGGCCGGTCTCACAAATCTCCGCCGGTGGGACCCACACCTGCGCCCTGCTGAAGACGGGGGCCGTGCGGTGCTGGGGCCTCAATACCTCAGGGCAGCTGGGCACGGGTCAGCCCCTCAATTACTCCCTGTTCAGGGACTCCGGGAGCATCGACCTGGGCACCAGCGCGCTGCAGATCTCCGCCGGTTCCAACCACACCTGCGCCCTGCTCTCCACGGGCAGCGTGCGGTGCTGGGGCGCCAATGCCTCCGGCCAGCTGGGCTACGGCAACACCTCGCTCCGGTCCACGCCGGGCCCGGCCGTGGACCTGGATGGCGCCACCGCGTACCAGGTGACGGCCTCCTCCGGAACCCACACCTGCGCGCTGCTCTCCACGGGTAAGGCGCGGTGCTGGGGCCAGGGCAACTTTGGTCAGCTCGGCTACGGCAACACCAACAACATCGGTGACAACGAGCAGCCGAGCGCCGCGGGCGACATCAAGCTCCTGCCTCCCGCGCCGTAG